A DNA window from Castanea sativa cultivar Marrone di Chiusa Pesio chromosome 7, ASM4071231v1 contains the following coding sequences:
- the LOC142644195 gene encoding putative xyloglucan endotransglucosylase/hydrolase protein 10: MKNCHRQIIFIALVTLNFIKFSVATLFSGNYNQDFIIEYTPNHVYTSPNGRFRTLSLDHDSGSGFASKEKLLFGRFDMQIKLVPGRSAGTVVAFYLKSGDGNNRDEVDFEFLGNVIGKPYGLQTNIFSDGSGNREQRIHLWFDPTKDFHTYSILWNIHLIMFMVDGIPIRVYRNLADKGVQYPQWKPMNLVSTIWNGEGWATNGGKDKIDWSKAPFIASFRNYKVDACFWRGDAGFCRANSPSNWWNNPRFSQLNPWQRKMLLWVRKYYMYYDYCTDHKRFPSLLPKECTIALLTAPGPLVVASNFPIDFFVQPPDIIDHFPSSPFNEQVEDEHVEDELPNPNLELGSHAPALPEDLAQDIHLVT; encoded by the exons atGAAGAATTGTCACAGACAAATCATCTTTATTGCCCTTGTTACCTTgaactttattaaattttcagtAGCAACTCTTTTTTCAGGGAACTATAACCAGGATTTCATTATAGAATATACCCCTAACCATGTTTATACTTCTCCCAATGGCCGATTTAGAACCTTGTCGCTTGACCATGATTCAG GTTCTGGTTTCGCTTCGAAGGAGAAGCTTTTATTTGGACGATTCGACATGCAAATCAAACTAGTACCTGGTCGTTCCGCAGGCACTGTGGTGGCCTTTTAT CTGAAGTCGGGCGATGGAAATAATCGTGACGAAGTAGATTTTGAATTCCTTGGCAATGTAATTGGGAAGCCATATGGTCtgcaaacaaatattttttctgATGGAAGCGGAAATCGGGAGCAGAGGATTCACTTGTGGTTTGATCCAACAAAGGACTTCCATACTTATTCAATCTTGTGGAATATACACCTAATTAT GTTCATGGTGGATGGGATCCCCATAAGAGTTTACAGAAACCTTGCAGACAAGGGAGTTCAATATCCTCAGTGGAAGCCTATGAACCTTGTTTCTACCATTTGGAATGGTGAAGGTTGGGCAACAAATGGTGGCAAAGACAAAATTGATTGGTCAAAGGCCCCATTCATAGCTTCCTTCAGAAACTACAAGGTCGACGCTTGTTTCTGGAGAGGAGATGCAGGTTTTTGCAGGGCAAATAGCCCTTCTAATTGGTGGAACAATCCAAGATTCAGTCAGCTAAATCCCTGGCAAAGAAAGATGCTCTTATGGGTTAGGAAGTACTACATGTATTATGACTACTGTACAGATCATAAAAGATTCCCTTCCCTTCTTCCAAAGGAATGCACCATTGCTCTCTTGA CTGCTCCTGGTCCTCTTGTAGTTGCTTCTAATTTTCCTATAGACTTCTTtgtccaaccaccagatatCATTGATCATTTTCCTAGTTCACCCTTTAATGAACAAGTGGAAGATGAACATGTCGAAGACGAGTTACCCAACCCTAACCTTGAGCTTGGGTCCCATGCTCCTGCTCTGCCTGAAGATCTTGCACAAGACATCCACCTCGTCACTTAA
- the LOC142643769 gene encoding putative xyloglucan endotransglucosylase/hydrolase protein 10, with amino-acid sequence MNNNHKIIALIGLLMLEMVQNSVASVVSTGDFDKDFFVIWSPSHVNTSSDGQTRSLKLDQESGSGFSSNQMFLFGQIDMQIKLVPGDSAGTVVAYYLTSDQPNRDEIDFEFLGNVDGKPYILQTNVFADGFDNREERINLWFDPTKDFHTYSILWNLHQIVFMVDWIPIRVYRNHADKGVGFPRWQPMSIKVSLWNGDSWATNGGRDKIDWSKGPFIASFGNYKIDACVWKGNARFCRADSSTNWWNKERFSSLTSTQRRYFKWVRKYHLIYDYCQDNQRFQNKLPKECSLPKY; translated from the exons ATGAACAATAACCACAAAATTATCGCCCTTATTGGGCTTCTTATGCTCGAAATGGTTCAAAATTCAGTCGCTTCTGTTGTTTCTACAGGGGACTTCGATAAGGATTTCTTTGTTATATGGTCTCCTAGCCATGTAAACACTTCTTCTGATGGTCAAACAAGAAGCTTGAAGCTTGACCAAGAATCAG GTTCTGGTTTTTCTTCGAACCAGATGTTTCTGTTTGGACAAATTGACATGCAAATCAAACTAGTACCAGGTGATTCGGCTGGCACTGTCGTGGCCTATTAT CTGACATCTGATCAACCTAACCGTGACGAGATAGATTTCGAGTTCCTTGGCAATGTGGATGGAAAACCATATATCCTTCAAACAAATGTTTTTGCTGATGGCTTTGACAACCGTGAAGAAAGGATTAATCTATGGTTTGATCCAACAAAGGACTTCCACACGTATTCGATCTTGTGGAACCTTCACCAAATTGT GTTCATGGTGGATTGGATTCCCATAAGAGTGTACAGAAACCATGCAGACAAGGGAGTTGGGTTTCCTAGGTGGCAACCTATGAGCATCAAAGTCAGCCTATGGAATGGTGACAGCTGGGCAACAAATGGTGGCCGCGACAAAATTGATTGGTCCAAGGGCCCCTTCATAGCTTCATTTGGGAACTACAAAATTGATGCGTGTGTTTGGAAAGGAAATGCAAGATTTTGTAGGGCAGATAGTTCTACCAATTGGTGGAACAAGGAAAGATTTAGTAGCTTAACATCTACGCAAAGAAGGTATTTCAAATGGGTCAGAAAGTACCACTTGATTTATGATTATTGCCAAGATAACCAGAGATTCCAAAACAAACTTCCCAAGGAGTGTTCTCTTCCTAAGTATTGA